A genome region from Passer domesticus isolate bPasDom1 chromosome 27, bPasDom1.hap1, whole genome shotgun sequence includes the following:
- the LOC135286750 gene encoding uncharacterized protein LOC135286750 — translation MDIAQRRELNTSSVLILKPMEPSLGDHGTVTLVVALTQSAEGGVSSLDSSRRNSYPPQHPLGNKGKTGADDLRAKAKNKLHKGESIKTTKSIVPHQPQSARLKHAEKKTPSRWVHKQQESHLNWQALNSWDVAGPLNPTHEKSVDRHLRDEIEDQAPKQNYITTLEEQHDIQQKLINSRLNWQILNPWDVASVLNPNDEDSIIGHLRDDVQDPAPRQNYVNSQKQSKNEDSQYLAGHNPLFYQVLSPVKSEGEPTATVTKDEHSLNSNLDFLSDPLVQGQHAVSSRGGATAEKEHSSLGGHLLLMPDTTDTHWKQQEEGSRFLNKPWSPQSPDLAPVPGELLEAVVDRQLRLLVPDKSLQMFMAHVERALRRDCSLPQLQQACAKMVSKTGLLLKVLSERQETHGAYDPMGRCPLQENISRRTALEEDQEPTEKPKPETMDDTITFVVLLSLIAVVLLILQGVFHVCSRCAAAVYQQLLRRKLWLTRLSVKLQQRWRKKKYREAECAKQDLPELSEDELLLVQYIMDILDKEEEELQKQMQKENIDVSQEETKFEERK, via the exons ATGGACATAGCACAACGCAGAGAGCTGAACACCAGCTCAGTATTGATTCTCAAGCCCATGGAACCTTCACTGGGAGATCATGGAACTGTCACGCTTGTGGTTGCCCTGACCCAGAGCGCTGAGGGTGGTGTCAGCAGCCTGGATAGCTCCAGAAGAAATTCATATCCCCCTCAGCATCCCTTGGGGAACAAAGGCAAAACAGGTGCTGATGACCTGAGGGCCAAGGCCAAGAATAAGCTGCACAAGGGTGAAAGTATCAAGACTACAAAAAGCATTGTCCCACACCAGCCCCAATCTGCCAGGCTGAAGCATGCAGAGAAAAAGACACCCTCACGTTGGGTTCACAAGCAGCAGGAGTCACATTTGAACTGGCAAGCATTAAACTCTTGGGATGTAGCTGGTCCGTTAAACCCCACTCATGAAAAGTCTGTTGATAGACACCTCAGAGATGAGATAGAAGATCAAGCTCCAAAGCAGAACTACATTACAACTCTCGAAGAGCAGCACGACATCCAACAGAAGCTAATCAACTCAAGGCTGAACTGGCAAATACTAAACCCCTGGGATGTAGCTAGTGTGTTAAACCCTAATGATGAGGACTCCATTATTGGACACCTCAGAGATGATGTGCAAGATCCAGCTCCAAGGCAGAACTACGTCAATTCTCAAAAACAGTCTAAGAATGAGGACAGCCAGTATCTGGCTGGACACAATCCGCTTTTCTACCAGGTCTTGAGCCCTGTGAAATCAGAGGGAGAGCCTACAGCAACCGTCACCAAAGATGAGCACAGTCTAAACAGCAACCTGGATTTTCTCTCTGACCCATTGGTTCAGGGCCAACatgctgtgagcagcagaggaggagccACGGCTGAGAAGGAGCATTCCTCTCTAGGTGGGCACCTCCTGCTCATGCCTGACACCACAGACACACACTGGAAGCAACAGGAAGAAGGTTCCAGGTTCCTCAATAAACCTTGGAGCCCCCAAAGTCCAGACCTTGCACCGGTTCCAGGAGAGCTCTTGGAAGCCGTGGTTGATCGTCAGCTGCGCTTGCTGGTGCCAGACAAAAGCCTGCAGATGTTCATGGCCCACGTGGAGCGAGCCCTGAGGAGGGACTgcagcctgccccagctccagcaggccTGTGCCAAGATGGTCTCAAAGACTGGGCTGCTTCTAAAGGTGCTCAGTGAGAGGCAAGAAACCCATGGAGCCTATGATCCCATGGGCCGGTGTCCTCTGCAAGAGAACATCTCCAGGCGCACAGCTCTGGAGGAGGATCAGGAGCCCACAGAGAAG CCAAAGCCAGAGACCATGGATGACACGATCACATTCGTTGTATTGCTGTCTCTCATTGCAGTTGTTTTGCTGATACTGCAGGGTGTCTTCCAC GTGTGTTCCCGATGTGCTGCAGCTGTTTACCAACAGCTTCTCAGAAGGAAATTGTGGCTGACAAG GTTGTCTGTAAAACTGCAACAGAGatggaggaagaagaagtaCAGGGAAGCAGAGTGTGCAAAGCAG GATTTGCCTGAGCTCAGTGAAGATGAATTGCTGTTGGTTCAATACATCATGGACATCCTtgacaaagaggaagaagaattGCAGAAACAAATGCAGAAAGAGAACATAGATGTCTCCCAGGAAGAGACAAAATTTGAAGAACGCAAGTGA